In Nicotiana tabacum cultivar K326 chromosome 21, ASM71507v2, whole genome shotgun sequence, one DNA window encodes the following:
- the LOC142175118 gene encoding putative DNA-directed RNA polymerase, producing MIEEQTYLYDDIQSLFEATPMMINLLVKKDAPSAKEYLKASKKLTTSELDLLNLFHQYTLEGIIIYIFGCLFNSINESPAVRLSTLVDQLDRMARVHAKLLSERNYQRVGSKPFVNVIPGCITKNIGVLLVEFLLERELITTSNDLSFPDQRVNKTEKGANRKYYKQKPIYVICNFDLSILPVQLSLPMVYPPKEWGVVERLKVRGEAPKSLSDITGVEIDLLRPKFLANVNVAEGCKLLREAYLGASKDCDGLKPNIYPTLLKEFLTDIQRARYERFIPDIASAYEGYEFYLPAFLDFRSRIYRARVLHFHERDLARSLIVFSKRTVYEAKMVNPSHSIEYDEKVKTMLYAAASFHYQTFDTYPAAEKWVSDRQLPITQDASASAYQIISYFLLDFEIANCTNLIPTKGDKEQPKKEIGINDVYDFFVSEIKKSLIEESKTFEDPHLIRTHVCDGVDRKIVKSLLMPLIYGKTTYIMAGDLHQHYNSILLKRKECLNLSSHIEKFFKSRFPRIVNLMTLIRSVEWLASAMGRPVYYSTPVFTTVQDYLKSEAIKIWIYDRPM from the exons ATGATTGAAGAACAAACATATCTGTATGATGATATACAGAGTTTGTTTGAGGCTACACCTATGATGATAAATCTTTTGGTTAAGAAAGATGCACCCTCTGCTAAGGAGTATCTTAAGGCTAGTAAGAAACTCACTACCAGTGAGTTAGATCTTCTAAACCTCTTTCATCAGTATACATTGGAAGGCATTATTATTTACATCTTTGGTTGCCTCTTCAATAGTATTAATGAGAGCCCAGCCGTTCGCCTTTCTACCCTTGTAGACCAACTAGATAGAATGGCTAGAGTTCATGCTAAATTACTGTCTGAAAGGAATTATCAACGGGTTGGGAGCAAACCTTTCGTTAATGTAATTCCTGGTTGTATAACTAAGAATATAGGTGTATTATTGgttgaatttttattagaaagaGAGTTGATAACAACATCTAACGATTTATCTTTTCCTGATCAAAGGGTTAATAAAACAGAGAAGGGTGCTAACCGTAAGTATTACAAACAAAAGCCTATATATGTAATTTGCAATTTTGATTTAAGCATTCTCCCGGTCCAGTTAAGTCTACCTATGGTATACCCTCCTAAGGAGTGGGGTGTTGTAGAACGACTTAAAGTGAGGGGAGAGGCGCCTAAATCACTATCTGATATTACTGGAG TGGAAATAGATCTACTGAGGCCGAAGTTTCTAGCCAACGTAAATGTAGCCGAGGGGTGCAAGCTATTGAGGGAGGCTTATCTAGGAGCATCAAAGGACTGTGATGGCCTCAAACCTAACATCTATCCAACATTGCTAAAAGAGTTCTTGACTGATATCCAGCGAGCCCGTTATGAAAGGTTTATACCCGATATAGCGTCAGCTTACGAGGGGTATGAATTTTATCTTCCAGCATTCCTCGACTTTCGCAGTAGGATTTATCGCGCGAGGGTATTACATTTCCACGAGCGTGATTTAGCAAGGTCTTTGATAGTGTTCTCTAAGCGTACAGTTTATGAGGCTAAGATGGTAAATCCTTCTCATAGTATAGAATACGATGAGAAGGTTAAGACAATGTTATATGCGGCAGCCTCATTTCATTATCAAACGTTTGATACTTACCCCGCGGCTGAGAAATG GGTATCAGACAGGCAACTTCCTATCACACAAGATGCATCTGCAAGCGCTTATCAGATAATTAGTTACTTCTTGTTAGATTTTGAAATAGCTAATTGTACGAATCTTATTCCAACTAAAGGTGATAAGGAGCagcctaaaaaggaaataggtatTAATGACGTTTACGACTTTTTTGTATCAGAGATTAAAAAGTCCTTGATTGAGGAAAGTAAAACTTTCGAGGATCCTCACCTGATTAGAACTCACGTATGTGACGGGGTTGATAGAAAAATTGTTAAATCTCTTCTAATGCCGTTGATCTATGGAAAGACAACATACATCATGGCGGGCGATCTCCATCAACATTACAACTCCATTTTGTTAAAGAGAAAAGAATGCTTGAACCTTTCTAGTCATATCGAGAAGTTCTTTAAGTCGAGGTTTCCTCGTATTGTAAACCTAATGACTTTAATCCGCTCTGTAGAATGGTTAGCATCAGCTATGGGCAGACCGGTCTACTATTCAACACCAGTTTTTACTACAGTCCAGGACTATCTGAaatcggaagcaatcaaaatatggatatatgATCGTCCcatgtga